One stretch of Microbacterium terrae DNA includes these proteins:
- a CDS encoding acyl carrier protein — MAFTTDEVLAGLAELITDETGISADEVALEKSFTDDLDIDSISMMTIVVNAEEKFGVTIPDDEVKNLKTVGDAVTFITSNQA; from the coding sequence ATGGCATTCACCACCGACGAGGTCCTCGCCGGGCTCGCTGAGCTCATCACCGACGAGACCGGCATCTCGGCCGACGAGGTCGCGCTCGAGAAGTCGTTCACCGACGACCTCGACATCGACTCGATCTCGATGATGACGATCGTCGTCAACGCCGAAGAGAAGTTCGGCGTGACCATCCCCGACGACGAGGTCAAGAACCTCAAGACCGTCGGCGACGCGGTCACCTTCATCACGTCCAACCAGGCGTGA
- a CDS encoding beta-ketoacyl-ACP synthase III: MTPTLVQPTGAAHTRIYAYGAARGEVAVPNEDLIGPIDSSDEWIRQRTGIITRMRAVADTDAIDLATDAAREAIERSGIPASDIDAVIVATISNPKQSPSVSAIVADRVGSNPAAAYDLNAACAGFAYGVAQADALIRAGAAKYAVVIGAEKLSDIVDPADRSISFLLGDGAGAAVIGPSDTPGIGPTVWGSDGSKSEAVGMNFTLTEFRDGAAPWPTLRQEGPTVFRWAVWEMVKVARQALEAAGIEASDLAAFVPHQANMRIIDEFAKQLGLPESVVIGRDIETTGNTSAASIPLATHRLLEEHPELSGGLALQIGFGAGLVFGAQVVVLP, translated from the coding sequence ATGACCCCCACCCTCGTCCAGCCCACCGGCGCGGCGCACACCCGCATCTACGCGTACGGCGCCGCGCGCGGTGAGGTCGCCGTGCCCAACGAGGATCTCATCGGCCCGATCGACTCGAGCGACGAGTGGATCCGTCAGCGAACCGGCATCATCACGCGGATGCGCGCGGTCGCCGACACCGACGCGATCGACCTCGCCACCGACGCCGCCCGCGAGGCGATCGAACGCTCGGGAATCCCGGCATCCGACATCGACGCCGTCATCGTCGCGACGATCAGCAACCCCAAGCAGTCACCGTCGGTCTCGGCGATCGTGGCCGACCGTGTCGGCTCGAACCCTGCGGCCGCATACGACCTCAACGCCGCCTGCGCCGGCTTCGCGTACGGCGTCGCCCAGGCCGATGCGCTCATCCGCGCCGGTGCGGCGAAGTACGCGGTCGTGATCGGCGCCGAGAAGCTGAGCGACATCGTGGACCCCGCCGACCGGTCCATCTCGTTCCTGCTGGGCGACGGCGCCGGCGCCGCCGTGATCGGCCCGAGCGACACGCCGGGGATCGGCCCGACCGTCTGGGGCTCCGACGGATCGAAGTCCGAGGCCGTGGGCATGAACTTCACGCTCACCGAGTTCCGCGACGGCGCCGCACCGTGGCCCACTCTGCGTCAGGAGGGCCCGACGGTCTTCCGCTGGGCGGTCTGGGAGATGGTCAAGGTCGCGCGTCAGGCCCTCGAGGCCGCCGGCATCGAGGCATCCGACCTCGCCGCCTTCGTGCCCCACCAGGCGAACATGCGCATCATCGACGAGTTCGCCAAGCAGCTCGGTCTCCCGGAGTCGGTGGTCATCGGCCGCGACATCGAGACGACCGGCAACACCTCGGCAGCATCCATCCCGCTCGCGACCCACCGCCTCCTGGAGGAGCACCCCGAGCTCAGCGGCGGTCTCGCCCTGCAGATCGGATTCGGCGCCGGCCTGGTGTTCGGCGCCCAGGTGGTCGTGCTCCCCTGA
- a CDS encoding beta-ketoacyl-[acyl-carrier-protein] synthase family protein — MSTPRIVVTGIGASTPLGGTAPESWAALLDGVSGTRTLEYDWVEKYDLPVTFAAEAKVRPDTVLARPLAKRLDPSSQFAMVAAMEAWADAGEPDVAPERLGVDFATGIGGLWTLLDGWDTLREKGPRRVLPMTVPMLMPNAAAGNLSLHFNARAYARTVASACASSTESLVNAVEHIRSGLADVVIAGGTESVIHPVTIASFSSMQALSRRNDDPATASRPCSIDRDGFVMGEGAAVLILETEEHARARGAKIYAAIVGGGVTADSYHITANDPEGLGAARAVEMALAMADASIDDVTHINAHSTSTPVGDPNEYQALKAVFGDRIHDIPVSATKASTGHLLGGTGALEAMFTVLALRDRVAPPTINISTQDPAVPFRISGAPTPLGDGPHLAISNSFGFGGHNAVAAFASV; from the coding sequence ATGAGCACTCCCCGCATCGTCGTCACCGGCATCGGAGCATCCACCCCCCTGGGCGGCACCGCCCCCGAGAGCTGGGCGGCCCTGCTCGACGGCGTCTCGGGCACGCGCACCCTCGAGTACGACTGGGTGGAGAAGTACGACCTGCCCGTCACCTTCGCCGCCGAGGCGAAGGTGCGTCCCGACACCGTCCTCGCACGCCCGCTCGCCAAGCGGCTCGACCCGTCGTCGCAGTTCGCGATGGTGGCGGCCATGGAGGCGTGGGCGGATGCCGGCGAGCCCGACGTCGCCCCCGAGCGCCTGGGCGTCGACTTCGCCACCGGCATCGGCGGCCTCTGGACCCTGCTCGACGGCTGGGACACCCTGCGCGAGAAGGGCCCGCGTCGCGTGCTGCCCATGACCGTGCCCATGCTCATGCCCAATGCCGCGGCGGGCAACCTGTCGCTGCACTTCAACGCACGCGCCTATGCGCGAACGGTCGCGAGCGCCTGCGCCTCGAGCACGGAGTCGCTCGTCAACGCGGTCGAGCACATCCGCTCGGGTCTCGCCGACGTCGTGATCGCCGGTGGCACCGAGTCGGTGATCCACCCCGTCACGATCGCGTCCTTCTCGTCGATGCAGGCCCTCTCGCGGCGCAACGATGACCCTGCAACCGCATCGCGCCCCTGCAGCATCGACCGCGACGGATTCGTCATGGGCGAGGGTGCCGCGGTGCTCATCCTCGAGACCGAGGAGCACGCCCGCGCTCGCGGCGCGAAGATCTACGCAGCGATCGTCGGCGGCGGCGTCACGGCGGATTCGTACCACATCACCGCGAACGACCCCGAGGGCCTCGGTGCGGCGCGCGCGGTCGAGATGGCGCTGGCGATGGCGGATGCGTCGATCGACGACGTCACCCACATCAACGCCCACTCGACGTCGACCCCGGTCGGCGACCCGAACGAGTACCAGGCGCTGAAGGCCGTGTTCGGCGACCGCATCCACGACATCCCCGTCTCGGCCACCAAGGCCTCGACCGGGCACCTGCTCGGCGGCACCGGTGCGCTCGAGGCGATGTTCACCGTGCTCGCGCTCCGCGATCGCGTGGCGCCGCCCACGATCAACATCAGCACGCAGGACCCGGCGGTGCCGTTCCGGATCTCGGGTGCCCCGACTCCGCTCGGCGACGGTCCGCACCTCGCGATCAGCAACTCGTTCGGCTTCGGCGGCCACAACGCGGTCGCCGCGTTCGCCAGCGTCTGA
- a CDS encoding DMT family transporter yields MVLTGEVLEDVGDQLVGAFQNPDILIGIPLALVGAVFMSFGAQYQHRGVTKVEAMSGSAASGGLSLAHLGRLLSRPSWVIGTIMLGLAIVCQLTALSFAPLIVVQPLGAISLVITTLLNAQISGHRPTRRSITAISACVGGIFVFVTIAALFATEKPVSNQQVITILLLLLLVTIVFTGLWIWLRARMGALFYISAAGVIYGFVATLAKVVISRIQSGDFEWLTLLCLFALVAATIVGAYFVQTAYSSGPPDLVIAGLTVIDPIVAILIGLFVLGEATGAPLWAYIAFGVLGAIAMWGVYQLGRYHPQVLSDSQGLPIERGSGGDASHPMTGSIRVQEAVAKVWPDPPVKDKADEAENR; encoded by the coding sequence GTGGTCTTGACCGGTGAGGTGCTCGAAGACGTCGGCGATCAGCTCGTCGGCGCCTTCCAGAATCCCGACATCCTGATCGGCATCCCGCTCGCCCTCGTCGGCGCGGTGTTCATGTCGTTCGGTGCGCAGTATCAGCACCGGGGCGTGACGAAGGTCGAGGCGATGAGCGGGTCCGCCGCGAGCGGCGGGCTCAGCCTCGCGCACCTCGGACGCCTGCTGAGCCGGCCGTCGTGGGTGATCGGCACGATCATGCTGGGCCTCGCCATCGTCTGCCAGCTGACCGCGTTGTCGTTCGCGCCGCTCATCGTGGTGCAGCCGCTCGGCGCGATCTCGCTGGTGATCACGACACTCCTCAACGCGCAGATCTCGGGGCACCGCCCGACGCGGCGATCCATCACGGCGATCTCGGCCTGCGTGGGCGGCATCTTCGTGTTCGTCACGATCGCTGCGCTGTTCGCGACCGAGAAGCCGGTGTCGAACCAGCAGGTCATCACGATCCTGCTGCTGCTCCTGCTCGTCACGATCGTCTTCACGGGTCTGTGGATCTGGCTGCGCGCGCGGATGGGAGCCCTGTTCTACATCTCGGCGGCGGGCGTGATCTATGGTTTCGTCGCCACCCTCGCGAAGGTCGTGATCTCGCGCATCCAGTCCGGCGACTTCGAATGGCTGACGCTGCTGTGCCTGTTCGCGCTCGTCGCCGCCACCATCGTGGGTGCGTACTTCGTGCAGACTGCGTACTCGTCGGGCCCGCCCGACCTCGTGATCGCCGGCCTGACGGTGATCGACCCCATCGTCGCCATCCTCATCGGCCTGTTCGTGCTGGGTGAGGCGACCGGCGCCCCGCTGTGGGCGTACATCGCGTTCGGTGTGCTCGGTGCGATCGCGATGTGGGGCGTGTACCAGCTGGGCCGCTACCACCCGCAGGTGCTCAGCGACAGCCAGGGACTGCCCATCGAGCGGGGGAGCGGCGGTGACGCCTCGCACCCGATGACCGGGTCCATCCGCGTGCAGGAGGCCGTCGCGAAGGTCTGGCCCGATCCTCCCGTCAAAGACAAGGCCGACGAGGCGGAGAACCGCTGA
- a CDS encoding PucR family transcriptional regulator, translating into MAQTMDKTETLAWLRRISGDLATATIKRLEDSLPWYAEMPPARRSAVGLVAQAGITSFIQWYEDPKSTPWIAADIFAAAPRELLRSVSLTQTLQLIRVTVEVTEERVAGKGEHLREAILLYSREVAFAAADVYARAAEARGLWDARLEALVVDSILTGEADEELPSRIAALGWHGHGEVAVLVGTTPAQFDVDQLRRTSRKLGVDVLIGVQGSRLVLVLGRAEPPARTEDLAADLPFTEIARRLEPGFGPGHLVLGPTVPALVDAGQSARASLAGFAVARAWRNAPRPVEADDLLPERALAGDPLAKQTLVERIYRPLQAHSADLVTTLWSYLDNGRSLEATARELFVHPNTVRYRLKRVSEVIGWDATGPREALILQTALILGSIGTDATRRRSSVPRRPRP; encoded by the coding sequence ATGGCCCAGACGATGGACAAGACCGAGACGCTCGCGTGGCTGCGACGCATCTCGGGAGACCTCGCGACGGCCACGATCAAGCGGCTGGAGGACTCGCTCCCCTGGTACGCCGAGATGCCGCCTGCGCGACGGTCCGCCGTCGGACTCGTCGCGCAGGCGGGCATCACCTCGTTCATCCAGTGGTACGAGGACCCGAAGTCCACTCCGTGGATCGCGGCCGACATCTTCGCGGCCGCGCCGCGGGAGCTGCTGCGCAGCGTCAGCCTTACACAGACGCTGCAGCTCATCCGCGTCACCGTGGAGGTGACCGAGGAGCGGGTCGCCGGCAAGGGCGAGCACCTGCGTGAGGCGATCCTGCTCTACTCGCGCGAGGTCGCCTTCGCGGCCGCAGACGTCTACGCCCGCGCGGCCGAGGCCCGCGGCCTGTGGGACGCGCGACTGGAGGCGCTCGTCGTCGACTCGATCCTCACGGGCGAGGCCGACGAGGAGCTGCCCAGTCGCATCGCCGCTCTCGGATGGCACGGTCACGGCGAGGTCGCGGTGCTGGTGGGCACGACGCCGGCGCAGTTCGACGTCGATCAGCTGCGCCGCACCTCCCGCAAGCTGGGCGTCGACGTGCTCATCGGCGTGCAGGGGTCGCGCCTCGTGCTCGTCCTCGGTCGGGCGGAGCCTCCCGCGCGCACCGAGGACCTCGCGGCCGACCTGCCGTTCACCGAGATCGCGCGTCGGCTCGAGCCGGGCTTCGGCCCCGGGCACCTGGTGCTCGGGCCGACGGTGCCGGCACTGGTCGACGCCGGGCAGAGCGCGCGGGCCTCGCTCGCCGGGTTCGCCGTCGCCCGGGCCTGGCGGAACGCGCCCCGACCCGTCGAGGCTGACGACCTGCTCCCCGAGCGCGCGCTGGCAGGCGATCCGCTCGCCAAGCAGACGCTCGTCGAGCGGATCTACCGCCCGCTGCAGGCGCACAGCGCGGACCTCGTGACGACGCTGTGGAGCTACCTCGACAACGGGCGCTCGCTCGAGGCGACCGCGCGGGAGCTCTTCGTGCACCCCAACACCGTGCGCTACCGCCTCAAGCGGGTGTCCGAGGTCATCGGGTGGGATGCCACGGGCCCGCGCGAGGCGCTGATCCTGCAGACGGCGCTCATCCTCGGCTCCATCGGAACAGACGCGACGCGCCGGCGCTCCTCGGTTCCCCGCCGCCCGCGGCCCTGA
- a CDS encoding ACP S-malonyltransferase, whose product MMIAVFPGQGSQSPGFLSPWLELDGAAERLARYSEWSGVDLVAAGTEWDADRIRDTQVAQPLIVAASLLSWNALPSRERVTGVAGHSVGEFAAAAAAGILSEEDALRLVGIRGRAMAEAAAAEVTGMSAVLGGDESAVIARLEELDLTPANHNGGGQIVAAGSIESLQALSAAPPAGTRVIALQVAGAFHTRYMAPAVDTLAAAAGEVEASDPRVTVWTNRDGSVVSSGTAFRDLLVAQVASPVRWDLCMAAFAEHGVSGIVELSPAGTLVGLAKRGLRGVPAVAVKTPEDLPAAGALVGADA is encoded by the coding sequence GTGATGATCGCGGTCTTCCCCGGACAGGGCTCGCAGTCCCCCGGGTTCCTCTCCCCCTGGCTCGAGCTCGACGGCGCCGCTGAGCGCCTCGCGCGCTACTCGGAGTGGTCGGGGGTCGACCTCGTCGCCGCCGGAACCGAGTGGGACGCCGACCGGATCCGCGACACGCAGGTGGCCCAGCCCCTCATCGTCGCGGCGAGCCTTCTGTCGTGGAACGCCCTGCCCTCGCGTGAGCGCGTGACCGGCGTCGCCGGACACTCGGTCGGTGAGTTCGCGGCCGCAGCGGCGGCGGGCATCCTCTCCGAGGAGGACGCCCTGCGTCTCGTCGGCATCCGCGGACGGGCGATGGCCGAGGCCGCAGCCGCCGAGGTGACCGGCATGAGCGCGGTGCTCGGGGGCGACGAGTCCGCCGTCATCGCTCGGCTCGAAGAGCTCGACCTCACCCCGGCGAACCACAACGGCGGCGGGCAGATCGTCGCCGCCGGATCGATCGAATCGCTGCAGGCGCTGAGCGCCGCACCGCCCGCGGGCACGCGGGTCATCGCGCTCCAGGTCGCAGGTGCCTTCCACACCAGGTACATGGCTCCCGCGGTCGACACGCTCGCCGCCGCTGCGGGCGAGGTCGAGGCATCCGACCCGCGCGTCACCGTCTGGACGAACCGCGACGGATCCGTGGTGTCGTCGGGCACGGCGTTCCGCGACCTCCTCGTGGCGCAGGTCGCGTCACCGGTGCGGTGGGACCTGTGCATGGCGGCGTTCGCCGAACACGGGGTGAGCGGCATCGTGGAGCTCTCGCCGGCGGGTACGCTCGTGGGGCTCGCCAAGCGCGGGCTGCGTGGAGTCCCGGCCGTCGCGGTCAAGACTCCCGAAGACCTCCCGGCCGCCGGCGCTCTCGTCGGGGCCGACGCATGA
- a CDS encoding DUF262 domain-containing protein, whose product MVTATNVAATAVNTIGWLAGGSGRIVVPVYQRQYRWDIGACEQLLRDIRAVADLDDHRMHFIGSVLSSQGAGPDLLLIDGQQRITTLMLMAAALHHTVEESDPDLARELSRVLFVSEPTRTRLLPHSAWADVFESVVSDVPGVDGARESRFADNYAFFRSQISAVEAPRIWRGLQKLEHVAITLGAGANAQQIFESLNSTGEPLRDHELIHNYVLMGLTPEQQRRVEEEFWLPIERSTGEAIAQFWRQYLVMETGREIDARRRGVYDTFREVFPMLTVETLEAHASTWRDYAEVYGILRDPARAGDDEIAGHLAAIAAFGSTMHPLTMRAYQEHRRGRIPRAELIDTLELVQSLLLRRAVAGITVDRLVARLCRARAEGHDALVVAAARIMPSDERMALALKFSPLPHPRYVLGRLAGVEAAASVDVDHIVPLTPSDAWSGDGARAWADLSEDEQNSLRALAPTLGNLTLIEEPLALQAFDAPFPVKQALYRRSAVDLTTAVAETTTWNTAAIGARTAALTGRFTETWRRPQITHIDDDGLTPILDAVRRRGWPAGWHREWSYVEYQGEHWEVPDLKYLFNRVFKRLWADDRDAVVTYSARRGGPVYTEQSWTGHWDRIDDGHWLYMGWDYSYMMGAVQGVLEEAGIAPEVFVKYSYIGDAM is encoded by the coding sequence ATGGTCACTGCCACGAACGTCGCCGCGACCGCGGTGAACACGATCGGCTGGCTCGCCGGCGGGTCGGGGCGGATCGTCGTCCCCGTCTACCAGCGCCAGTATCGCTGGGACATCGGGGCGTGCGAGCAGCTGCTTCGCGACATCCGCGCGGTCGCCGATCTCGACGATCACCGCATGCACTTCATCGGCTCGGTGCTCTCGTCGCAGGGGGCCGGTCCCGACCTGCTGCTCATCGACGGTCAGCAGCGGATCACCACGCTCATGCTGATGGCGGCAGCCCTGCACCACACGGTCGAGGAGAGCGATCCCGATCTCGCCCGGGAACTGTCTCGGGTGCTGTTCGTCTCCGAGCCCACGCGCACCCGGCTCCTCCCCCACTCCGCCTGGGCCGACGTCTTCGAATCCGTGGTGTCGGACGTGCCCGGGGTGGATGGCGCTCGGGAGTCGCGCTTCGCCGACAATTACGCCTTCTTCCGCAGCCAGATCAGCGCCGTCGAGGCGCCGCGCATCTGGCGGGGGCTGCAGAAGCTCGAGCACGTCGCGATCACCCTCGGGGCCGGTGCGAACGCGCAGCAGATCTTCGAGAGCCTCAATTCCACCGGTGAACCGCTGCGCGATCACGAGCTGATCCACAACTACGTGCTGATGGGGCTCACTCCCGAGCAGCAGCGGCGCGTCGAAGAGGAGTTCTGGCTGCCGATCGAACGCAGCACGGGCGAGGCGATCGCGCAGTTCTGGCGGCAGTACCTCGTGATGGAGACCGGGCGCGAGATCGACGCGCGCCGGCGTGGCGTCTACGACACCTTCCGCGAGGTCTTCCCGATGCTCACCGTGGAGACGCTCGAAGCCCACGCGTCGACGTGGCGCGACTACGCCGAGGTCTACGGCATCCTCCGCGATCCGGCCCGCGCAGGTGACGACGAGATCGCCGGTCACCTCGCAGCGATCGCCGCCTTCGGATCGACCATGCACCCGCTCACCATGCGGGCGTATCAGGAGCACCGGCGGGGCAGGATCCCGCGCGCCGAGCTCATCGACACCCTCGAACTCGTGCAGTCCCTCCTGCTGCGACGCGCCGTGGCGGGGATCACCGTCGACCGACTGGTCGCGCGGCTGTGCCGGGCACGCGCGGAGGGGCACGACGCGCTCGTCGTCGCCGCCGCGCGCATCATGCCCTCCGACGAGCGAATGGCGCTCGCGCTGAAGTTCTCGCCGCTCCCCCACCCGCGATACGTTCTCGGGCGCCTCGCCGGGGTCGAAGCGGCGGCATCCGTCGATGTGGACCACATCGTGCCGCTCACGCCGTCCGACGCCTGGTCGGGCGACGGCGCCCGCGCCTGGGCCGACCTCAGCGAAGACGAGCAGAACAGCCTGCGCGCCCTCGCGCCGACGCTCGGCAACCTCACGCTCATCGAGGAGCCGCTGGCCCTGCAGGCCTTCGATGCGCCGTTCCCGGTCAAGCAGGCGCTGTACCGGCGAAGCGCGGTCGACCTGACGACCGCCGTCGCAGAGACGACCACCTGGAACACCGCGGCTATCGGTGCACGCACCGCCGCGCTGACCGGCCGGTTCACCGAGACCTGGCGCCGCCCGCAGATCACGCATATCGACGACGACGGGCTCACACCGATCCTCGATGCGGTGCGCCGCCGGGGATGGCCCGCAGGATGGCACCGGGAGTGGTCGTACGTCGAGTATCAGGGCGAGCACTGGGAGGTCCCCGATCTCAAGTACCTCTTCAACCGCGTGTTCAAGCGTCTGTGGGCCGACGACCGCGACGCCGTGGTGACGTACAGCGCGCGCCGAGGAGGCCCGGTGTACACCGAGCAGTCGTGGACGGGTCACTGGGACCGCATCGACGACGGCCACTGGCTCTACATGGGCTGGGACTACAGCTACATGATGGGTGCCGTCCAGGGCGTGCTCGAAGAGGCGGGCATCGCTCCCGAGGTGTTCGTGAAGTACTCCTACATCGGCGACGCGATGTAG
- the def gene encoding peptide deformylase, with protein MAVLPIRIMGDPVLHAPAAPVAQIDDEIRTLVADMFETMDAAPGVGLAAPQVGVALRIYTYTYEDDEGAPWRGVLINPQLWMRPLEPGEPDPDEESEGCLSFPGERFPLRRSDEVLVTGTDLDGAPVSIQVSGWRARIMQHEFDHLDGIIYVDRLGDGDWKTAQKIARKRGWGRPGSSWMPGVDDLDA; from the coding sequence GTGGCTGTTCTCCCGATTCGCATCATGGGCGATCCCGTCCTTCACGCTCCCGCCGCCCCCGTCGCGCAGATCGACGACGAGATCCGCACCCTCGTCGCAGACATGTTCGAGACGATGGATGCTGCGCCCGGCGTCGGACTCGCCGCGCCGCAGGTCGGCGTCGCGTTGCGCATCTACACGTACACGTACGAAGACGATGAGGGTGCGCCCTGGCGCGGCGTCCTGATCAACCCGCAGCTGTGGATGCGCCCGCTCGAACCGGGCGAACCCGACCCCGATGAGGAGTCCGAGGGGTGCCTGTCGTTCCCCGGCGAGCGGTTCCCGCTGCGGCGCTCCGATGAGGTGCTCGTCACCGGCACCGATCTCGACGGCGCCCCGGTCAGCATCCAGGTGAGCGGGTGGCGCGCGCGGATCATGCAGCACGAGTTCGACCACCTCGACGGCATCATCTACGTCGACCGTCTCGGCGACGGCGACTGGAAGACGGCGCAGAAGATCGCGCGCAAGCGCGGATGGGGCCGGCCCGGGAGCTCCTGGATGCCGGGCGTCGACGACCTCGACGCCTAG
- a CDS encoding DUF3145 domain-containing protein, which translates to MATSQARGVIFIHSAPRALCPHLEWAVGRALGRAINFDWAEQPVLAGSRRAEFYWEGPVGTGAALATAIRGWEHLRFEVSEDPTPRSDGGRWLHTPSLGIHYAQTDTAGNVVIGEDRLRYALDIAGADVFELHRELHVALGGAWDEELEPFRHAGDDAPVVWLHKVG; encoded by the coding sequence ATGGCGACATCACAGGCGCGCGGGGTGATCTTCATCCACTCGGCGCCACGGGCGTTGTGCCCGCACCTCGAGTGGGCTGTCGGGCGTGCGCTCGGCCGCGCCATCAATTTCGACTGGGCGGAGCAGCCCGTGCTCGCCGGCAGCCGCCGGGCCGAGTTCTACTGGGAGGGCCCGGTCGGCACCGGCGCCGCTCTCGCGACCGCGATCCGCGGGTGGGAGCACCTCCGGTTCGAGGTGAGCGAGGATCCCACGCCGCGCAGCGACGGCGGCCGCTGGCTCCACACGCCGAGCCTCGGAATCCACTACGCCCAGACCGACACGGCCGGCAACGTCGTCATCGGCGAGGACCGGCTGCGGTACGCCCTCGACATCGCCGGAGCCGATGTCTTCGAACTGCACCGCGAGCTGCACGTGGCGCTCGGCGGTGCGTGGGACGAAGAACTCGAGCCCTTCCGCCACGCCGGCGACGACGCGCCCGTGGTCTGGCTGCACAAGGTCGGCTGA